DNA from Salvelinus sp. IW2-2015 unplaced genomic scaffold, ASM291031v2 Un_scaffold7904, whole genome shotgun sequence:
TTCCCTATAGTCCCTAATTGAGCCAGAATAACAGAACAGTTCCCTGTACRCACAGTTTACACATCGTTTCAGCTCTCTAAAGTGTTCTAGCGTGTCATTGGAGACTGTCAGTTCCACAGAGGGCTCCTTGGTAGAGCCAGAATAACAGAACAATAGCCTGCAGGGAGGCCTGTGWGCTGTTTATCAGCTGTCTGTGTGACTGAAGAGGATCGTGACACAGAGGTCCACACGCACTGCAGCTCAGCTGAGACTCTGGGCTTCATTATGAGAACACTGGCTGGGAAGGAACTTTCCATTAAAGGGTCAGaccgcagttgaaacaataacaaagcgacaCCCAgccacttgttttggtaaacaggTGAGGGATGGGGTTTGAGAATATATAGCCACTCTCAAATTCACAGACAGMGCTATGggtacaaggactgaccatccatgatatcaacattatagttttaaccgtgttttgaggctatacagtgtttgtttacatttactttgtttacaaacattgtagtAAAACCAGGTTATATTTTGGGGtgctgatggggtatgacagctgaactaagctcatgaggaattTATCAATGTTATTCtgcaagaatcaatggctatatatcattcatttaacgGTCCAAAGAAGGGAGGGATCAACTCCGGGTTGGtcctttaaaggtccaatgcagacctttttatctcaatatcaaatcctttctgagTAACAATTAACTACCTTAAAATGTGATAGTTTTACATTAATATTGGTCaaaaatttacaaaaatagctttttagcaacaacaaaaaattcaagcaataattttgcttggactgtctgggagtggtctgaatgaGGTTGAGTGGTCTGAATGAGGTTTAGTGGTCTGAATGAGGTTGAGTGGTCTGAATGAGGTTTAGTGGTCTGAATGAGGTTGAGTGGTCTGAATGAGGCTGAGTGGTCTGAATGAGGCTGAGTGGTCTGAATGAGGCTGAGTGGTCTGAATGAGGTCGAGTGGTCTGAATGAGGTTGAGTGGTCTGAATGAGGTTGAGTGGTCTGAATGAGGTTGAGTGGTCTGAATGAGGTNTAGGAAGAGAAGAAGGTTGGAGAAAAACCAAGTTTACTCTATTCCTGTCCAAATGTCACAGATGAGAGAATGTTACGTCAAAataatggccccctattccctatatagtgcactagcttTAGACACGGGAGccctaattccctatatagtgcactacttttgaccagaggccctaTCCCTATATATGCACTACTTTGGGACCAGAGCCCAACAGCACTTATCGAGAATTGAGTCTTGCTTTTGGAATGCAACCCGTCTATGAATATATTCCGCTATCAAAATGTACTTATTTTGACCCAGGGCCATATGGGGTGTCCATATGGGTTGTCCATGGGGGGGTCTTCCATGCAGGGGTCATAGGGGTCTATAGGGTCTCCATGGGGTTCCATAGGGTCTCCATAGGGGTCTCAGGGGCTCATAGGGTGGTCTTATAGGGTGCATAGGGTTCGGTCATAGGGTCTGTATAGGGGTCGTATAGTGTGTCTATTGCTAAGGCATGGGTGTGCCTATGGGGTCATGGGTCTTAGTCATGGTTGTAGGGTTGTCCataggatctggtcaaaagtagtagcaACAGGGTACAATTCAGACACTGAAATTCCAGAATCCAAATACATAAATTCTCTGTTATCAGTTTAGCCCTCGGCACCTTACCCGAAGGAGAAATGAGAGCGGACCAGACATCCTTGCGTGTCCAGTAGAGAGTTCAGATAGAGCTGAAGGGACCATGGAGATGGCCGAAAGTAAGCGCATGAAGGCCAGAAAGCCCAGGAAGATGGTCTGTAGGAGGAGGAATCCTTGCGGTTTACGGAACAGAAGTGGCAGCCATGACTAACACCAAGGCAGAGACAACCATTGTATTAGCTAGTTTCACCGTCCTCAGAGACAGGTAAATTGAGTTTTTTTCCCTTGCTCCCGACACCAAAATATAAAACACACTGGGAAGGAGCTATTGGGTCAGGGTCAATACCGCTGAGTTATGTAAAATAACACACTGAAGGAGTATAGGTCAGGGTCAATACCCTGGGAGTTATGAAATTATAACACACTGGAGAGGAGTATAGGTCAGGGTCAATCACCCTGGAGTTATGTAAATATAAACACACTGGAAGGAGTATAGGCGTCAAGGGCAATACCCTGGCGGTTCATGTAAATATAAAACACACTGGAAGAGTATAGGGCAGGGTCAATACCCTGAGTTATTAATACAAACACACGGAAGGAGTATAGGTCAGGCGTCAATACCCTGATTATTAAATAAAACAACACTAAGAGTATAGGCAGTCAATACCCTGGAGTTATTAAATATAAAACACCACTGGAAGGAGATAGGTCCAGGGTCAATACCCTGGAGTTATGTAAAATAAACACACTGAAGAGTAATTAGGTCAGGGGTCAATACCCTGAGTTATGAAAAGATAAACACCCACTGGGAAGAGCTATAGGTCAAGGGTCAATTACCCTGAGTTAGTAAATATAAACCACTGGGAAGGATATAGGGTCAGGGTCAATACCCCTAGTTATGTAAATATAAACACCACTGGAATCGAGTTATCAGAGTCAGGTCCAATACCCCTGGATTATGTAAATATAAACACACTGGAAGGAGTATAGGTCAGGGGTCAATACCCTGAAGTTATGTAAATATAAAACCACACTGAAGGAGTATAGGTCAGGGGTCAATACCCCTGGAGTTATGTAAATATAAAACACACGGAAAGAGTATAGGGGCAGGGTCAATACCCTGAGTTATGTTAAATATAAACACACTGAAGGAGTATAGGTTCAGTCAATACCCTGAGTTATGTAAATATAAACACACGGAAGGAGTATAGCGTCAGTTCACATACCCTGATTATGTAAAATAATAAACCACACTGGAAGGAGGTATATCAGGGTCAATACCCTACATATTGTAAATATAAACACACTGAAGGAGTATAGGTCAGCGGTCAATACCCTGAGTTATGTAAAATATAAACCACACTGGAAGGATGATACGGTCAGGGTCCAATACCTGGAGTTATGTAAGATTAAAAGTCTCACTGAAAGACACAATGGTACAAAGTCCTGGATTGGAATCAAACAACTTACGCTACATCGTGCGACGGCTCTCACCCTCTGTAACCTCTGGGCTACCCACCTAAGATGTTAGCGGGAGTCCCAGAACACGTTGAAGTCGAACAACATCGAGAGGATCCCGACACATTCTCCTCGCACCCCATAAACACACTGAAGGGTCTTGGACCGTTTAGCGTTGGTCATGAGTCAGTAACCAGTACTGTGTATTGATCGGGTTGAAGCAGTGGGGAGGCTGTGTGTTCAGGAGATATGGACTGAAGGATTCCTCCATGGTTTACTTTACACACCCCAGAGGTCAGAGTCAGATAAACAAGACTGTAGATGGAAAAAAAAAGATGAATTAAAAGTGGGGGGAAAACATTTAAAGATTAAACAGACACTATTAATGAAGTATTTATGAAAATGatctatatatacataatatattaTTTACTAAAGGGGTTAAAATGAACAGGATGGGCAACCACTAATAGAATACACAGACAAGAAGAAATTGCAGTTAAAAAGTAAACCGTCGGATGAATAATCAACTTATGCATTAAACGAACCATCAACTGCAGAGTAAATCTTAATTTAGATGGTGTAATATGTTAATCTCCCCCAAAGTCCCCTAGTTTAACCTGGTATAAAAGTGGGAACTGACCCAAACTAATGATATAAGCAGCACTGAGTATGCTTCCATGTTGACAATTCTTCATGTCACAATAATATCTGATATAGCCACCCTATTCAACATCATGCGTAGCACCCTTATCTCCAGCTTTAAAGCCAGGCATCAAAAttctgtttttgtctgtgtttttgtattcataTTGACACACCAAGCTGATGAACCTAACACCGTTAAAAGGTTTAAAAGATGTATTAGTGAATATTTTTTTAGTAGTCTTAGCGTAGAAAATACAATCTAACCTTTTGATCAGCAGTTATGCGAGGTAGGAGTTCAGCTTGCCTGTGACATCACCACAAATAATTGCCAATCGACGACGGTTGAACAAAAGAGATTCCAAACCTCATTCAACCACTCAACCTCATTCAGACCACTCACCTCATTAATCAGACCAACACAACTACATTCAGACCACTCGACTCATTCAGACCACTCAACCTCATTCAGACACCAACCTCATTCAGACCCACTCGACCTCATCAGTACCACTCACTCATTCAGACCACTCACCCTCATCCATACCACTCAACCTCATCAGACCCAACTCACCTCATCAGACCAGTGACAAAGAGGACCGtgacaaagagagttccaaaacCTCATCAGACCACTCACCTCATTCAGACCACTCAGCCTCATTGCAGACCACTTCAACCTCATTTCAGACACAACTCACCTCATTCAGACCACTCAGCCTCATTCAGACCACTACAACTCATTCAGACCCACTCGACCTCATTCAGACCACTCCAGCCTCATTCAGAGCCACTCTATTAACCCTCAGTCAACCACTCCAAACCTCATTCAGGACCAGCTTCAAACCTGCATTCAGACCCACTCACCTCATTCGACACTCACCTCATCAGACCACGTTCAACTCATTCAGACCACCAACCTCATTCAGACCACTCAACCTCATTTCAGAGCCACCGTCTACCTCAGCATACAACTCAACCTGCATTTCAGACCACTCCATACCTCATTCAGACCAGTGACGAGAAAGACGCCCGTGAAACCAAGGAGAAGGGCGAGATTCCAACCTCATTCAGACCAGCTCACTCATTCAGACCACTCAACCTCATCGCAGACCACTCACCTCATTCAACACTCGACCTCATCAGACCACTCAAACCTCATCAGACCACTGCAACCTTCATCTCAGACCACTCTCAAAGCCTCAGTTCAGGACCACTCAAACCTCATTCAGACCACTCGACCCTTCGATAGCCACTAATCCTCATTTCAGACCACTTCTCACTTCATCCCAATTGAACACCAatacttctcctcctccttcctattctcctcctcctcctcttcctccttcctattctcctcctcctcattctcctcctcctttttctccaCTTTCTTCTCGTCCAGGACACCAGCGGTCCTCTGTTCCTGTCCTGTATCTGTTTGGATCGGTTCGTGGCGGTCCTCTTCCCTCTTTCCTACGGCCAGCTGAAGGACACCAAGTACAGGGTGTCTCTCTCGGCGGTGGTCCTGGGGCTCACCTTCACCTACGCCTCCGCCAAGACCATCGGGGGCCTGCACAACTTCGAGAAGGTCAATCcatagatcaatcaatcaattaatcaatcaatcaatcccaCTTCGTTGTATAGCACATATTGGACAAAAGTAGCAATGCACTTCACAGTATAATGTAATAAATAAGTAAcgtaaataaattaataaaaacaactaaaataaaaagttaaaggTAAAAACATGATATAAAAACACGGCTAAAAAGGTGCATTTACATATTTCTTTGATAAATGTCTGCTCCCCTCAGGTCTTCACAGGGACGATCCTGGCAACGTTTGGCTGGATGGTGTTGTGTAACGGGGCCATCCTGGTGGCCCTGAAGAGGTCCAGCGGCTCCGGGAAGGACGACATGCACCCCATGAAGAAGAAAGCCTTCAAGATGGTGATGTCYGTCCTGTCCATCATCGTGTTCAACTACTTGCCGTCGGTGGCTCTGTTCCCTTTTCAGGTGATGACCTGGGTGGGGACGTTGTCCATCGAAATAGAATAGATGGAATCACAGACCCATTGACTTCTTCCATTGACCCATTGACTTGACTCTCATTGATTCATTGACCCATTGACTTGACTCACATTGACTCCCATTGAATCACAGACCCATTGACTTGACTCTCATTGACTCATTGACCCATTGACTTGACTCGCATTGACTCATTGACCCATTGACTTGACTCTCATTGACTCATTGACCCATTGACTTGACTCTCATTGACTCCCATTGAATCACAGACCCATTGACTTGACTCACATTGACTCCCATTGAATCACAGACCCATTGACTTGACTCGCATTGACTCATTGACCCATTGACTTGACTCTCATTGACTCATTGACCCATTGACTTGACTCCCATTGATTCATTGACCCATTGACTTGACTCACATTGACTCCCATTGAATCACAGACCCATTGACTTCACTCTCATTGACTCATTGACCCATTGACTTGACTCCCATTGACTCATTGACCCATTGACTCCCATTGACTCATTGACCCATTGACTTCACTCTCATTGACTCATTGACACATTGACTTGACTCCCATTGACTCATTGACCCATTGACTTGACTCCCATTGACTCATTGATCCATTGACTTGAATGAGGAATCCCGTTctagtgattctatttctatggttgtcCTTAATGATGTTGCCTGATGTATAAAGATACATTCCTAGATGGCTTGTCTACAGGTTTAAACAGTTCCAGTAACTTTCACCCAAATTCCCACGTTTgctacaaatcctggttggaagattcccggaatAGGAAGGGAATTAACAGGAAACCCAGAATACNCACGTTTgctacaaatcctggttggaagattcccggaatAGGAAGGGAATTAACAGGAAACCCAGAATACTCCAACAAGGATTTCTGGGAAAACCTGGGAACGTTGGGAAAGTCACCAGAACGTTGCAACCCTACAGTAGCACTGTCCTCCGTTATATCGCCAGATGAACAAAGATAAAAATCCTATTATATTTGTTGCATGGCAGTTGAGTGTTCTGATATCCCCTTCCAGGACCACTACCCTCTGGATACGTTCCGCTGCCTGGTGCAGCCGGTGGGGTACGCCTTCATTAACATCAGCAGTAGTATCCAGCCCATCATCTACCTCTCTAGACTGGAGAAGATCCCTTTCCTCCCTYAGGCCTGGAACAAGCGGGGCTCCTCCTCCAAGGMGAAGGACAAGGAGGTGAAGGTGGAGACCATCTCTCCTGCCTAAAGATGAACGGGCATCAACGTTTCTTGTGAAATAAGTGATAGGTTCTCAAAATACAGTTGTTATAAATGTAKCAACWGGACGATGTAATAAAATGAATGGCCAGGAAACAATTTGCTTTACATTCCACATAGCTAATATATATCCTGTATATGGTATAGARTAAGGAGTAACAACAAATCTATATGTCcttcaaatctctctctcacttcctggaACTATTACGTTAGGACTGAGATGACATCATGTGTACAAAATGAGAACTACATGTCACACCTGTAAAATactcaagattttttttttgtgaatcATTTGGAGAGAACAAATATGTGATATAGCTCTTATAAACAGTTATTTTTCCAGTCTttatgttttcatgttttcttaGAAATGTATAATGATGATATGTTATGATAGAGAGGAGAACCAGATGATCCCACAGATGTGTCTAGTGTGATGGTGATCTAATAAAAGACTGACACAAGCCTTCGGGCGGCTGTTTGTTTACACAAGCATTTAGAGGTACTACGTATACGTACAAACCCAGTATTACTACCAGGGTCGGGGTCAATTCAGAAAACTCAACACTGCAACAAGAAGAGTCCACATTGAAAATATATGACATTGTTGAATTGAAATATACATTCACCTGACTTGACCTGAACCTTGATCACTCCCCTGTTGTAAGTAGGCCGGTGTTGAAGTCAAACACAGACATGTAGAAATATATATAGTAGGAAACTACAGGTACACAGATGTATTGAGGTTAATCCTTTATTAAAAACAGTAAAAGAAAGTTCGGAGGCCACACATAAGATGCAATCTAGTTCAATTACAGGACTACATGTCAGTCAGttttgaaaaagcatgtgcatttaacaatataaacacaacacatctGACACATTTAGCCGGCTACGGTATGTCTTATTAATGTTAGATGACTTCCTGTTGTACAGATCTCCTTGACTTGTGTCCCAatagtctctctttctttcctgaagtgtgcactcgttcactactcCATACACATGTAAAATAATTGGATTGGTGTTGGCATGGGCTGAGTCTCGAGGGAGTTCCATATTCCAGTCATGTCCTTTGAAATCCATAAAggaaagtgaacaagtgcacacttcgggagaaaggagagattattgggacgCAAGCCCATATATCCCACCACACAGGTATCGTTATCATACAACCTATTCATTTAAACAAGACAGTATAATCATGTTTTTCTCTACATTCCTGAAACCAAACATTTGATTCCATAGTTGGATGTTGAACGCCAGGTTGTCAGAACCAGAACCATGCAGTGATAGGATGGTACTGATGATGTTGAACGCCAGGTTGTCAGAACCAGAACCATGCAGTGATAGGATGGTACTGATGATGTTGAACGCCAGTTGTCAGAACCAGAACCATGCAGTGATAGGATGGTACTGATGATTACGCTACGGATGGTGTTTCCAGTTGAGTTACACTGCTTTGCGTTGTGTCTCAATACTCGTCATTGGCTTccttccttgtctcctttccttcattagCACTAAGGAAGTATCAGGTGTTTTGAGTTGATAAGACACCGGCTGGGTCTCAATACTCTTTCATTACTTCCTTTCcttgtcctccctcatctcctttccttcagGGCCTCTAACAGGTGAAAGGATTGGATGGCTTTCCACCATATCGCTTTTTTACCTACAGTATCACTCCTTTCCATATCACTGATCCTGAAGGAAAAGGACACAAGGAAGGACACAAGGAAAGGGAGCTAGTTACGACTATCGAGACACAGCCACTGCTACAAGgccattgttgttgttttttccatTCTTATTTTATTGTCTTGGTGACATAACGTCAATCTCAGAGGACAAGCCAACAACCTGTGGGTTGGGTTATGGAACGGAACCTCCACACAGCTGTTGCTATGGAGACGCAGTTCTAACAGAAGTTACGGAACATATGTGATATGACAGCGTAGTAGTATTCACAGACTCAACAGTAAGGAAGAAAGGAATCCTCATAGACAAAGCCTTGAAcgagcttcaattgacacagaCATACTATAGTAAGCTCTGGCTGGGTCCagcggattgtgtgtgtgtgtgtggtgtgtgtgtgtgtctgtgtgtttatgtgttcgtgtgtgtgtgtgtgtgtgtgtgtgtctgcgtcagTCAGAGATGTGGAGAAGGACATAAAGGAGAGTGCAGTATTTCTTTCAGCTTAAAGATTTACAAGGTTTTTATAATAAGCAAAAGCAGACGTCTCGGCGTCGCCATGACAGCTCGTGCAGGTCCTAaagcttcttcctcttcttcgctATCCGGAAAGGAAAATTGGCTTTTCCAGTACAAAATCATcttcaaaacagacagacagttcaTCAGAGCACTTCAGTATAAGGGACAAACAGTTTCTGTACACAGGGTCATCACCACGGTGACACGATGTCATCAGGATGACACGCTTTGGATCAGGGCACATCGTTCAcgttatcctctctctctctctctgaagtatACACATACAGGGCACTTACTGTACCCGTGGCGATACAGCTATANNNNNNNNNNNNNNNNNNNNNNNNNNNNNNNNNNNNNNNNNNNNNNNNNNNNNNNNNNNNNNNNNNNNNNNNNNNNNNNNNNNNNNNNNNNNNNNNNNNNNNNNNNNNNNNNNNNNNNNNNNNNNNNNNNNNNNNNNNNNNNNNNNNNNNNNNNNNNNNNNNNNNNNNNNNNNNNNNNNNNNNNNNNNNNNNNNNNNNNNNNNNNNNNNNNNNNNNNNNNNNNNNNNNNNNNNNNNNNNNNNNNNNNNNNNNNNNNNNNNNNNNNNNNNNNNNNNNNNNNNNNNNNNNNNNNNNNNNNNNNNNNNNNNNNNNNNNNNNNNNNNNNNNNNNNNNNNNNNNNNNNNNNNNNNNNNNNNNNNNNNNNNNNNNNNNNNNNNNNNNNNNNNNNNNNNNNNNNNNNNNNNNNNNNNNNNNNNNNNNNNNNNNNNNNNNNNNNNNNNNNNNNNNNNNNNNNNNNNNNNNNNNNNNNNNNNNNNNNNNNNNNNNNNNNNNNNNNNNNNNNNNNNNNNNNNNNNNNNNNNNNNNNNNNNNNNNNNNNNNNNNNNNNNNNNNNNNNNNNNNNNNNNNNNNNNNNNNNNNNNNNNNNNNNNNNNNNNNNNNNNNNNNNNNNNNNNNNNNNNNNNNNNNNNNNNNNNNNNNNNNNNNNNNNNNNNNNNNNNNNNNNNNNNNNNNNNNNNNNNNNNNNNNNNNNNNNNNNNNNNNNNNNNNNNNNNNNNNNNNNNNNNNNNNNNNNNNNNNNNNNNNNNNNNNNNNNNNNNNNNNNNNNNNNNNNNNNNNNNNNNNNNNNNNNNNNNNNNNNNNNNNNNNNNNNNNNNNNNNNNNNNNNNNNNNNNNNNNNNNNNNNNNNNNNNNNNNNNNNNNNNNNNNNNNNNNNNNNNNNNNNNNNNNNNNNNNNNNNNNNNNNNNNNNNNNNNNNNNNNNNNNNNNNNNNNNNNNNNNNNNNNNNNNNNNNNNNNNNNNNNNNNNNNNNNNNNNNNNNNNNNNNNN
Protein-coding regions in this window:
- the LOC139027178 gene encoding uncharacterized protein; translation: MDFTAKDTSKFTHRFSSLKCSSVSLETVSSTEGSLFSPRHLTRRRNESGPDILACPVESSDRAEGTMEMAESKRMKARKPRKMDTSGPLFLSCICLDRFVAVLFPLSYGQLKDTKYRVSLSAVVLGLTFTYASAKTIGGLHNFEKVFTGTILATFGWMVLCNGAILVALKRSSGSGKDDMHPMKKKAFKMVMSVLSIIVFNYLPSVALFPFQDHYPLDTFRCLVQPVGYAFINISSSIQPIIYLSRLEKIPFLPXAWNKRGSSSKXKDKEVKVETISPA